The sequence GCTTTCAGGGTGGCTTGAACCTCCCCCAGGATAAGGGGGATAATGGGGGTCTCACTTTTGCCCGAATTAAGGCCGGCTCCCGTAAGTTGCTGTCTGAAATAGTTTGTATTCTCCCATAGTCTCTCGATAATATCCGGCTGCTCCCTGATTATTCTCAGGGCGGCTAAGGCCGAAGCGGCCGTGCCAAGGGGAAGAGCTGTAGAATAGATGTAAGACCTGGCCTTGTTTCTCAGATATTCGATCAAGGTCTTAGAGCCGGCGGCAAACCCTCCTGCGCCAGCCAGGGCCTTGGAAAGGGTTCCCATCTGAATATCTATTTTATCCTCAAGGCCAAAATGGGAGGCAGTGCCTCGGCCTCCTTGGCCAATAACTCCGGTCGCATGGGCATCGTCAACCATAAGAAGACAATCGTATCTTTCAGCTAATTTCGCTATCTCCGGAAGGGGGGCAATGTCGCCGTCCATACTGAAGACCCCGTCAGTCACAATAAGACGGCGGCCGTATCCCCGCTCTTTGAGCAGGATTTCCTCTAATGCCTCCACCTCCCGGTGGGGGTAAACCCGGAACCCGGCCCCACTTAGCTTGGCCCCATCAATAAGGCTGGCATGGTTTAATTTGTCCAAAAGAACGAGATCGCCTTTTCCGACCAGGCTGGGGATAATTCCTGTGTTGGCCGCATAACCAGAGGGAAACAGAAGGGCCGCTTCAACGCCTTTAAAGGCAGCGATCTCTTCTTCTAATTCCCGATGCAGCCTGTAGGTGCCCGAAATAAGAGGAGAAGCGCCGCTACCCGTCCCAAATCGTTCGATGGCCTCCTTGGCTGCCTCCCTTACTCGGGGATGATGAGTCAGGCCCAGATAATTATTGGAGCAGAAAAGCAGAAATTCCCTGCCCTCGATCTTAATCCGATGAGAGAGCGACTGCTCTTCAATAACCCTTGCCCGCCTGTATAATCCCTCTTTCTCCAGACGGCTTAATTCTTCTGATAGTTCAGGGTCTATCTTCATTTATGCCTTATAGCAAAGGACGGAAAGGACAGAAAGGACACAAAGGACACAAAGGACGGAAAGGACACAATCGATCATCGATTACCGATCACCGATTACTGATCACCAATCACCGATCACCAATCATCGATTACCGATCACCGATTACCGATCATCGATTACCGATCACCGATTACCGATCACCGATTACCGATCATCGATTACCGATCACCGATTACCGATCACCGATTACCGATCACCGATTACCGATCACCGATTACCGATCACCGATTACCGATCACCAATCACCAATCACCGATCACCAATCATCGATTACCGATCACCGATTACTGATCACCAATCACCGATCAC is a genomic window of bacterium containing:
- the bioF gene encoding 8-amino-7-oxononanoate synthase, whose protein sequence is MKIDPELSEELSRLEKEGLYRRARVIEEQSLSHRIKIEGREFLLFCSNNYLGLTHHPRVREAAKEAIERFGTGSGASPLISGTYRLHRELEEEIAAFKGVEAALLFPSGYAANTGIIPSLVGKGDLVLLDKLNHASLIDGAKLSGAGFRVYPHREVEALEEILLKERGYGRRLIVTDGVFSMDGDIAPLPEIAKLAERYDCLLMVDDAHATGVIGQGGRGTASHFGLEDKIDIQMGTLSKALAGAGGFAAGSKTLIEYLRNKARSYIYSTALPLGTAASALAALRIIREQPDIIERLWENTNYFRQQLTGAGLNSGKSETPIIPLILGEVQATLKAAARLYQDGILVLPIRPPSVPRGKSRLRLTLMATHSKEDIDLVMGSLVSHKMGRLGNTRVPD